CTCGAATTTTTCCCAGACTTCAAAGTCCTGCAGGATCGACAGAAACGGCGCAATGCCGGTGCCGGTACCCAGCAACCACAGGTCCCGGCCATCGACAAACCGGTCCAGGGTCAGAAAGCCGGTGGCTTGGCGCTCCACCAGCAGGTCATCGCCGGCACGCAAGCGGCTCAATTCACTGGTGAACTCTCCGCCGGGAACCACAATGGAGAAGAACTCCAGGAACTCATCGAAGGGCGACGACACCACCGAATAAGCGCGCCACACCAGGCTGCCATCGGGCTTGCTCACACCCAGGCGGACAAACTGCCCCGCGACAAAACGAAACCCCTGGTCGCGGGTGGTGCGCAAGGTAAACAGACTGGGGGTCAATGACTGCACTTCAATCAGGGTCTGGCGTGTGAATTTTTCAGCACTGGCCGTCATAGTGGGCTCCGGGCGACAGGTAACCCCTAGTGTCGCCCAAAGTGGCGCCGGCAAACACCGTTGGTTTGTAGTGACATCCGCCCAGCCGGCGACAACCGGCGTGTATCACTGCTGCAACAGCACTTTAGTACTAACCCTATTATGCAGCCCAAACCATTTCGCGATTAACCCGCCCTTGGACCTTGCATCGCAACAGCCACTCTTGAGCGAGCATTTAACAGCACGCGGTTAACCCTTTAAAAGAGAAAGAAAATCGGCT
The Pseudomonas hygromyciniae genome window above contains:
- a CDS encoding ferredoxin--NADP reductase; protein product: MTASAEKFTRQTLIEVQSLTPSLFTLRTTRDQGFRFVAGQFVRLGVSKPDGSLVWRAYSVVSSPFDEFLEFFSIVVPGGEFTSELSRLRAGDDLLVERQATGFLTLDRFVDGRDLWLLGTGTGIAPFLSILQDFEVWEKFERIILVYSAREARELAYQTLIQELGERDYLKEHAYKLTYLPIVTREKLPGVLNGRITTLIENGELERAAGVALTPEHSRVMICGNPQMIDDTRTLLKQRDMQLSLARRPGQVAVENYW